One stretch of Euphorbia lathyris chromosome 7, ddEupLath1.1, whole genome shotgun sequence DNA includes these proteins:
- the LOC136235123 gene encoding uncharacterized protein isoform X2: MVLVLQTPLVQEIIQEKKLLDLPKLLDICAIYAHENEELTRFLVMNALQAQPWIHDNFTAILSRFMGIIHTMYQRCTSSLEVLFSTGSHEDLGFSSRHYDFLEVLDFINDAVVSMDAFVNAYKQAAVFFSCPVEMSHGNEELLIILAKLHDTLLPSLHRGFRIILAGTDDGLMTQIAVSLKMLSTRIIKFSWKLFEFCYLSNEVFSDSLSIPATKMFPATVEDPAIRADILIQTLREISGVLLYSQENQKRETFLQNFDKNYHLMTRLQSLQDAGWIFMDNEQLQYLSGIIKSSVEGTVQKHMPIPLPSNKVGMDEDAVIKDSKISQIKDIFPDYGKGFLAACLEAYNQDPEEVIQRILEGTLHEDLKCLDTSLEAMPMPKSTSAVSSNDKGKGKLLDSAPLSSPSPIRKITPMAAEKQQFENPSVSSSSLFGRFVRKSNDVPENYSLGTRDVKDAVKVAALVSQYEYDDEYDDSFDDLGLSVAESGLEENEILSDRISSNLGKSSGTETENSNSKWGSRKKPQYYVKDGKNYSYKVAGAVAVANYNEASVINEAQGELIFGLGRGGNIPLGAAKKLVEYQEKEKEKVESDEPETEGRGSSMNARGWGRGQGRGAGGRVRESSQEENGNEVEGGVNVGNYRGRGRRGRASNNNYRKDRAMKKHFSGLSGF; encoded by the exons ATGGTGCTCGTCCTTCAGACACCCTTAGTTCAAGAGATCATACAG GAAAAAAAGTTGCTTGACTTGCCCAAGTTGTTGGATATATGTGCTATATATGCTCATGAAAATGAAGAACTCACCCGGTTTCTG GTTATGAATGCCTTGCAAGCCCAGCCTTGGATCCATGATAATTTCACTGCCATATTGTCTCGTTTTATGGGTATCATTCACACAATGTATCAACGTTGCACATCATCTTTGGAG GTATTATTTTCTACCGGAAGCCATGAAGATCTTGGATTTAGTTCACGCCATTATGATTTCTTAGAG GTGCTGGACTTTATAAATGATGCAGTTGTTTCAATGGATGCATTTGTTAATGCATACAAACAAGCAGCTGTATTTTTTTCGTGCCCTGTGGAGATGAG TCATGGGAATGAGGAGTTGCTAATCATCCTTGCAAAATTGCATGATACTTTACTACCTTCTTTACATCGGGGTTTCCGAATTATTTTGGCTGGAACAGACGATGGATTGATGACACAGATTGCTGTTAGTTTAAAGATGTTATCCACTAGAATTATCAAGTTCAGTTGGAAGTTATTTGAGTTTTGCTATTTAAGCAATGAAGTGTTCTCAGATTCCCTTTCCATTCCAGCAACAAAGATGTTTCCTGCAACTGTAGAGGACCCTGCCATTAGAGCAGATATTTTGATACAAACCTTGAGGGAGATCAGTGGAGTTCTGCTATACTCTCAGGagaaccaaaagagagaaacATTTCTTCAGAATTTTGATAAGAATTACCATTTAATGACTAGACTTCAGAGTTTACAAGATGCTG GATGGATATTTATGGACAATGAGCAGCTCCAGTATTTATCAGGGATAATAAAGTCTTCAGTGGAAGGCACTGTTCAGAAGCATATGCCAATCCCTCTTCCAAGCAACAAAGTCGGGATGGATGAAGATGCAGTCATCAAGGATTCTAAAATCAGCCAAATAAAAGATATATTTCCAGATTATGGCAAGGGGTTCCTAGCTGCATGTCTTGAAGCTTATAACCAGGACCCAGAAGAGGTTATTCAAAGGATACTTGAGGGAACTCTCCATGAAGATCTGAAGTGCTTGGATACATCGCTGGAAGCCATGCCAATGCCCAAGTCTACTTCAGCCGTCAGCAGCAATGATAAAGGGAAAGGAAAATTGCTTGATTCTGCACCACTCTCTTCACCATCACCAATTCGCAAGATCACTCCAATGGCAGCTGAAAAGCAACAATTTGAGAATccctcagtttcttcctcatctttATTTGGGAGATTTGTGAGGAAGTCTAATGATGTGCCAGAGAACTACTCCCTTGGTACAAGAGATGTAAAGGATGCAGTTAAAGTTGCAGCGCTGGTTTCCCAGTATGAGTATGATGATGAGTATGATGATTCCTTTGATGATCTGGGGTTGAGTGTTGCAGAATCGGGGCtcgaagagaatgaaatatTAAGTGACAGAATCAGCTCAAATTTAGGGAAATCTTCAGGGACTGAAACTGAAAACTCTAACAGTAAATGGGGATCTAGGAAAAAGCCGCAATATTATGTTAAGGATGGAAAGAACTATAGTTACAAGGTTGCAGGTGCAGTTGCAGTTGCAAATTATAATGAAGCATCAGTAATCAATGAGGCGCAAGGAGAACTCATATTTGGTCTTGGACGAGGCGGCAACATTCCTCTGGGTGCAGCGAAGAAGTTGGTCGAGTATCAAgagaaggaaaaggaaaaggtgGAATCTGATGAACCCGAGACGGAAGGAAGAGGGAGCTCTATGAATGCAAGAGGTTGGGGAAGGGGTCAGGGTAGAGGAGCAGGAGGACGGGTAAGGGAATCATCACAGGAAGAGAATGGTAATGAGGTAGAAGGTGGAGTAAATGTTGGAAATTACAGGGGCAGAGGAAGAAGGGGCAGAGCATCTAATAACAATTATAGGAAAGATAGAGCTATGAAGAAGCACTTCTCTGGATTGTCTGGTTTTTAG
- the LOC136200545 gene encoding uncharacterized protein codes for MGKRNAQRKNIAMFDSDDDDNSSESSSSTLKSDRMSLYGNEEVLPVKDSLLEQALDALFEKRGATREKALAAIIEAFNSQLQDEFVEKNFATLLHQCLNCIKKGSSKEIVLASHAIGLLASTVGCGDNAREILEESMTPISQALKSGSEPTKTISLLECLAIITFVGGNEPAETERSMQIMWQLVRPKMGSNVVAIKPSTTIITAVVSSWAFLLTSMDGWTTDPKEWQESISYFSSLLDKDDRLLRIAAGEALALIFEMGNLEKFAEVSVEGNKSFMHIQGLKSKIVNQVRDLASEAGGKGSNKKDLSSQRNLFKDVLEFFEYDYCPETSSKIGVDSLQTSTWSQLIQLNFFKHFLGGGFVKHMQDNDLLHDVFGFTPKKKNLQGVEHQISSNEKRMFRSPNSVMNKARTQFLNKQRMLAKDRNVGHFVHGGEEEG; via the exons ATGGGAAAGC GCAATGCTCAGCGTAAAAATATTGCAATGTTCGACAGCGATGACGATGATAATAGCAGTGAGAGTTCATCGTCGACTTTGAAATCGGATCGGATGTCGCTCTATGGGAACGAGGAAGTTCTTCCTGTCAAAGATAGTTTATTAGAACAAGCCCTGGATGCTTTGTTTGAGAAGAG GGGTGCAACGAGAGAGAAAGCTTTGGCAGCAATTATTGAAGCTTTCAATAGCCAGTTGCAGGATGAATTTGTGGAAAAGAA ctTTGCTACTTTATTACATCAATGTCTTAATTGTATAAAAAAAGGGTCTAGCAAAGAGATAGTTCTGGCATCTCACGCCATTG GATTGTTGGCTTCGACAGTTGGTTGTGGGGATAATGCACGAGAAATATTGGAAGAGTCAATGACTCCTATTTCCCAAGCTCTTAAATCAGGGTCGGAACCCACGAAGACCATATCG CTTTTGGAATGCTTGGCAATTATTACATTTGTTGGTGGGAATGAGCCAGCAGAAACAGAAAGATCGATGCAAATCATGTGGCAATTGGTGCGCCCAAAAATGGGCTCCAAC GTGGTTGCTATCAAACCTTCTACAACTATAATAACAGCAGTGGTATCTTCCTGGGCATTTCTCTTAACCTCTATGGATGGATGGACTACTGATCCCAAAGAATGGCAAGA GtccatttcttatttttctagCCTACTGGATAAGGATGACCGCTTATTGCGCATTGCAGCAGGGGAAGCACTAGCTTTGATTTTTGAGATGGGAAATCTGGAAAAGTTTGCAGAGGTCTCAGTTGAAGGAAATAAAAGTTTTATGCATATACAAGGGTTGAAATCGAAAATcgtgaatcaggtgagagaccTTGCATCAGAAGCTGGTGGAAAGGGATCCAATAAGAAAGACCTTAGTAGCCAGCGAAACTTATTTAAGGATGTCTTGGAGTTCTTTGAG TATGATTATTGTCCTGAAACCTCATCGAAGATTGGAGTAGATTCACTGCAAACATCAACATGGTCTCAATTGATACAG TTGAATTTTTTCAAGCATTTTCTTGGCGGTGGGTTTGTTAAGCATATGCAG GATAATGACCTTCTTCATGATGTCTTTGGTTTTACGCCAAAGAAAAAAAACCTTCAAGGTGTTGAACATCAGATATCTAGTAATGAAAAG aGGATGTTCCGGTCTCCAAATTCAGTCATGAACAAAGCCAGGACACAGTTTCTGAACAAGCAACGGATGTTAGCTAAG GATAGAAATGTGGGGCATTTTGTACATGGTGGTGAAGAGGAGGGCTAA